In one Scomber japonicus isolate fScoJap1 chromosome 6, fScoJap1.pri, whole genome shotgun sequence genomic region, the following are encoded:
- the eml2 gene encoding echinoderm microtubule-associated protein-like 2 produces MKRSSSKSKECTFNAEDGYVRMFLRGRPVTMHIPDQQRESYSLDHKVALPDRKLKLQWVYGYRGRDCRSNLYLLPTGEIVYFNASVVVLYNTEEQQQRHYLGHNDDVKCLTVHPDMVTIATGQVAGNSKDGKLLAPHVRVWDSVSLNTLHVIGMGVFDRAVTCVAFSKSNGGTFLCAVDDSNDHILSVWNWQKEKQLADVKCSNDSVLGAVFHPMDANLIVTCGKSHINFWTMEGNTLTKRQGLFEKHEKPKYVLCVAFAENGDAITGDSSGNVYIWAKGGNRISQVVSGAHEGGIFSVCVLKDGTMVSGGGKDRRVVLWDHDYRKQAEMEVGELYGPVRALAEGKPGELFVGTTKNAIIRAAFPDTLTPIVQGHTDELWGLDIHPTMEQFVTCSQDRQVHLWDTNSHQPLWSKTIEDPGRSAGFHPSGAVMAVGTMSGRWLVLDTDTRDLVSMHTDGNEIISNVKYSPDGNFLAVASHDNFVYIYAVTENGRKYSRVGKCTGHSSFVTHLDWSVDSQYLVTNSGDYEILFWEASSGKHVTNMDTMRNLEWATSTCTLSFNTFGIWPDGADGTDINAVCRSHDGSLLASADDFGKVHMFSFPSSQPRAQSHEYGGHSSHVTNVAFLHDNSHLISTGGKDTSILQWVVA; encoded by the exons ATGAAGAGATCCTCAAG CAAATCCAAAGAATGCACCTTCAATGCAG aGGACGGCTATGTTAGGATGTTCCTCCGAGGTCGTCCTGTCACCATGCACATCCCTGATCAGCAGAGGGAGAGCTACAGCCTGGACCACAAGGTGGCGCTGCCTGACCGCAAGCTCAAACTGCAGTGGGT GTATGGCTACCGCGGTCGTGACTGTCGCTCCAACCTCTACCTGCTGCCCACAGGAGAGATTGTCTACTTTAACGCTTCTGTGGTGGTTCTGTACAACAccgaggagcagcagcagagacactACTTGGGTCACAACGATGATGTCAAATG CTTGACTGTGCATCCTGACATGGTTACCATAGCAACGGGGCAAGTGGCTGGCAACTCTAAAGATGGAAAG CTGCTGGCTCCTCATGTTCGTGTCTGGGACTCCGTGAGTCTCAACACTCTCCATGTGATCGGGATGGGAGTGTTCGACAGAGCGGTCACCTGCGTGGCTTTCTCCAAGTCG AACGGGGGCACCTTCCTCTGTGCTGTGGACGATTCCAACGATCACATCCTGTCGGTGTGGAACTGGCAGAAGGAGAAACAACTGGCTGATGTGAAG TGCTCCAATGACTCTGTGCTGGGTGCCGTGTTTCATCCCATGGACGCCAACCTGATTGTCACCTGTGGGAAATCTCACATCAACTTCTGGACCATGGAGGGCAACACACTCACCAAGAGACAGGGCCTGTTTGAG AAACATGAAAAGCCAaagtatgtgttgtgtgtggcATTTGCTGAGAATGGAGACGCCATCACAGGAGACTCCAGTGGAAACGTCTATATCTGGGCCAAAG GTGGTAACCGCATCAGCCAGGTGGTGTCAGGGGCTCACGAGGGCGGgattttctctgtttgtgtcctGAAGGATGGGACCATGGTGTCCGGAGGAGGGAAAGACCGCAGGGTGGTTCTGTGGGACCACGACTACAGAAAACAAGCTGAGATGGAG gtgggCGAGTTGTATGGACCTGTTCGGGCTCTGGCTGAAGGTAAACCAGGAGAGCTCTTCGTAGGAACCACCAAGAATGCCATCATCAGAGCCGCCTTCCCTGACACATTAACACCTATtgtacag GGTCACACAGATGAGCTGTGGGGTCTGGACATCCATCCCACCATGGAGCAGTTTGTCACCTGCTCCCAGGACAGACAGGTTCATCTGTGGGACACCAACTCCCATCAGCCCCTCTGGAGCAAGACCATCGAG GATCCAGGGAGGTCTGCAGGTTTCCATCCCAGTGGGGCTGTTATGGCAGTGGGGACCATGTCTGGAAG gtGGTTGGTGCTGGACACTGACACCCGGGATCTTGTTTCTATGCACACAGATGGCAACGAGATCATTTCCAATGTAAAATACTCTCCAG ACGGTAACTTCCTGGCTGTTGCTTCCCATGACAACTTTGTTTACATCTATGCTGTGACGGAGAATGGCAGGAAATATAGTCGCGTGGGGAAATGCACT GGCCACTCCAGCTTCGTCACCCACTTGGACTGGTCAGTTGACAGCCAGTACCTTGTCACCAACTCAGGAGACTACGAGATCCTCTTCT GGGAGGCATCCAGTGGTAAACATGTCACCAATATGGATACTATGCGCAACCTGGAGTGGGCCACTTCCACCTGCACTTTGAGCTTCAACACCTTCG GAATATGGCCAGATGGAGCAGACGGCACAGATATCAACGCCGTGTGCAGGTCACATGACGGGTCCCTGCTGGCTTCTGCTGATGACTTTGGCAAAGTGCACATgttctctttcccctcctctcaaCCAAGG GCTCAGAGCCACGAGTACGGTGGCCACAGCAGCCACGTGACCAACGTTGCCTTCCTGCACGACAACAGTCACCTAATCTCCACCGGCGGGAAAGACACCAGCATCCTGCAGTGGGTGGTTGCCTAG